From the genome of Populus alba chromosome 10, ASM523922v2, whole genome shotgun sequence, one region includes:
- the LOC118047499 gene encoding probable transmembrane ascorbate ferrireductase 4: MATSVSSSLVPLLFFARISGLLAAALVIYWALVFKSSFLPQSTSQEDLVYAVLHPLLMVIGFILVSGEAILVHRWLPGSRGFKKSVHLWLQGLALACGIFGIWTKFHGNDGIVANFFSLHSWMGLICISLFGAQWLMGFVSFWHRGEMRTVRIRVLPWHVFLGLYTYGLAVATAETGLLEKITLLQAKKDASKHSSESMVVNSLGLSLALLSGIIILAAVSPKFQRELKYSESKKTMTV; the protein is encoded by the exons ATGGCAACCTCAGTTTCTTCATCGCTAGTCCCACTTCTCTTCTTTGCAAGAATCTCGGGTCTTTTAGCTGCAGCTTTAGTCATTTACTGGGCTCTTGTTTTCAAGTCTAGCTTTCTACCTCAATCTACCTCTCAAGAAGACCTCGTTTATGCA GTTCTCCATCCTTTGCTAATGGTGATTGGTTTCATTCTCGTCAGTGGAGAAG CAATCTTGGTACATAGATGGTTGCCTGGTTCAAGGGGTTTCAAGAAATCAGTGCATTTGTGGCTTCAAGGACTGGCTTTGGCTTGTGGGATTTTTGGGATATGGACAAAGTTTCATGGCAACGATGGGATTGTGGCAAATTTCTTTAGTTTGCATTCCTGGATGGGTTTAATCTGCATATCATTGTTCGGAGCTCAG TGGTTGATGGGTTTCGTGAGCTTTTGGCACCGAGGCGAAATGCGAACAGTGAGGATAAGAGTGTTGCCATGGCACGTCTTTCTTGGTCTCTACACATATGGGTTAGCCGTGGCAACAGCAGAAACAGGACTACTAGAAAAGATTACATTATTGCAAGCAAAGAAAGATGCATCCAAACACTCCTCGGAATCCATGGTTGTCAATAGTTTAGGACTGAGTTTAGCCTTGCTGAGTGGCATTATAATATTAGCCGCAGTTTCTCCCAAGTTTCAAAGGGAACTTAAGTACTCTGAATCAAAGAAAACGATGACAGTATGA
- the LOC118047491 gene encoding clavaminate synthase-like protein At3g21360, with protein sequence MLEEFPEAVEEVEAKGLEYTLTALSKGDPSSMRARGWEDAFGTSDKAEAERRAKALGMDMEWLPNGGVKTILGPQSLTKVFDGRKGRRMWFNTVVGMHGKESSSATLADGTEIPENFVKRCGQIIEEESIQFKWEKGDVLFFDNMALLHGRRPCLPPRKVLVAICN encoded by the exons ATGCTAGAAGAGTTCCCTGAAGCAGTGGAAGAAGTTGAGGCAAAAGGACTGGAGTACACTTTAACAGCTCTTAGCAAAGGCGATCCATCATCGATGAGAGCTAGAGGTTGGGAGGATGCTTTCGGAACATCAGACAAGGCAGAGGCTGAGAGAAG GGCTAAGGCTCTAGGGATGGACATGGAGTGGCTGCCTAATGGAGGAGTGAAGACAATACTGGGTCCTCAATCGTTAACGAAAGTGTTTGATGGAAGAAAAGGGAGGAGAATGTGGTTCAACACAGTCGTTGGCATGCATGGTAAGGAGTCCAGCTCGGCTACGTTAGCAGATGGAACAGAGATACCAGAAAATTTTGTGAAAAGGTGTGGGCAAATCATTGAAGAAGAGAGCATCCAATTCAAGTGGGAAAAGGGTGATGTCCTTTTCTTTGATAACATGGCTTTGCTTCATGGAAGGAGGCCATGTTTGCCACCTAGAAAAGTCCTCGTTGCTATTTGCAATTAG
- the LOC118047482 gene encoding protein decapping 5, producing MEAAENSNNTASTSRSSSTADSYIGSLISLTSKSEIRYEGILYNINTDESSIGLKNVRSFGTEGRKKDGPQILPSDKVYEYILFRGSDIKDLQVKSSPPVQSAPHINNDPAIIQSHYPRPFTTSTGFPSAVSGSLTDLGSHNGPGGQPASNFQGGMPLYQPGGSLGTWGASPPPPNANGSGLAMPMYWQGFYAPPNGLPHLHQQSLLRPPPGLAMPSSMQQPMQYPNFNTSLLTGVSNLPGPNLPVSTLPPSNLPISTLTASFTDILPPLLPGIASSLNFTSHSAVPSTVPQMPSASLPSETLPSLMPDKIPSSALPTTNLGTSLPVLSPLTTSSPDLNTIAPPISNKPSSIPGPTMPYQSTAQSAPSGVLASNSLRTEKPTPIPSLVTPGQLLQSGSPIVPSTQPVQTAHKDVEVVKVSPAPEPSVPVTTEAQPPILPLPFPSRASHKPNGATFHARHGYRGRGRGRGYGSSRPLTKFTEDFDFMAMNEKFKKDEVWGHLGKNNKSHSKDREDGDVSGEDDSQDEDEDELAKVEAKPVYNKDDFFDTISCNARDLESQNGRTRFSEQMKLDTETFGDFSRYRGGRGGRGPPRGGRFHGSYHGRGNGYGYGGRGRGRGWGVPDRAS from the exons ATGGAAGCAGCAGAGAACAGTAACAACACGGCGTCAACGTCGAGATCCAGTTCGACGGCGGATTCTTATATAGGTAGTTTGATTAGCCTGACATCAAAGAGCGAGATCAGATACGAGGGTATTCTTTACAATATCAACACAGACGAGTCCAGTATTGGATTGAAAAACG TGCGGTCATTTGGAACAGAAGGGCGGAAAAAGGATGGTCCACAAATCCTTCCCAGTGATAAAGTTTATGAATACATATTGTTCCGCGGAAGTGACATCAAG GACTTGCAGGTTAAGTCTTCTCCACCAGTTCAGTCTGCCCCACATATAAACAATGACCCAGCAATCATACAG TCTCATTATCCTCGTCCTTTCACCACCTCCACCGGTTTTCCTTCAGCTGTTAGTGGGTCGTTAACTGATCTTGGATCCCATAATGGACCAGGGGGACAACCTGCGTCGAATTTCCAAGGCGGGATGCCTTTATATCAACCTGGAGGGAGCTTAGGAACTTGGGGAGCTTCACCTCCTCCTCCAAATGCAAATGGTAGTGGCCTTGCTATGCCAATGTATTGGCAAGGTTTCTATGCCCCCCCAAATGGGCTTCCACATTTACACCAACAATCTTTGCTTCGACCACCACCTGGACTGGCAATGCCTTCTTCCATGCAGCAACCAATGCAATACCCCAATTTCAATACTTCCTTACTCACTGGAGTCTCAAATTTACCTGGTCCAAACTTGCCAGTCTCAACCTTGCCACCTTCAAACTTACCGATTTCAACCTTGACAGCTTCTTTTACAGACATTCTACCTCCTCTACTTCCTGGCATCGCTAGTTCCCTTAATTTCACATCCCATTCTGCAGTGCCATCAACTGTACCCCAAATGCCGTCTGCCTCTCTGCCTTCTGAAACATTACCCAGTTTGATGCCTGATAAGATTCCTAGTTCTGCACTTCCTACAACCAATTTAGGCACTAGTTTGCCAGTGCTATCTCCTTTGACAACTTCCAGCCCAGATTTAAACACCATCGCACCACCAATCTCCAACAAGCCTAGTTCAATTCCTGGCCCAACAATGCCTTATCAAAGCACTGCACAATCTGCACCCTCTGGTGTTTTGGCATCCAATTCTCTCCGCACAGAAAAACCAACACCAATTCCTTCTTTGGTAACCCCTGGCCAGCTATTGCAGTCAGGATCACCGATTGTTCCTTCTACTCAGCCTGTGCAAACAGCCCATAAAGATGTGGAGGTTGTTAAAGTATCACCAGCACCAGAACCATCTGTACCTGTCACCACAGAAGCGCAGCCACCAATACTCCCATTGCCTTTTCCTTCACGTGCTAGCCATAAG CCAAATGGGGCTACTTTTCATGCCCGCCATGGTTATCGTGGACGCggaagaggaagaggatatggg AGTTCACGGCCACTGACAAAATTCACCgaggattttgattttatggCAATGAATGAGAAGTTCAAGAAGGATGAAGTTTGGGGTCACCTTGGCAAGAATAATAAATCTCATTCAAAGGATAGAGAAGATGGAGATGTCAGCGGTGAAGATGATTCTCAAGATGAAGATGAGGATGAACTAGCTAAGGTTGAGGCTAAG CCTGTGTATAACAAGGATGACTTTTTTGATACCATCTCATGTAATGCGCGTGATCTTGAATCACAAAATGGAAGGACAAGATTCTCGGAGCAAATGAAATTAGACACAGAG ACATTTGGTGACTTTTCAAGATATCGGGGAGGACGAGGTGGTCGTGGTCCTCCACGTGGTGGTCGTTTTCATGGATCTTATCATGGAAGGGGGAATGGGTATGGCTATGGTGGGAGGGGCCGGGGGCGGGGCTGGGGCGTGCCTGATCGTGCTTCTTAG
- the LOC118047474 gene encoding protein MIZU-KUSSEI 1, giving the protein MKTIMAKTPHDSSFSFSRRHFNWRKKVVEDEEDDEEILTFNSSSHCEELENDQELRITVLAAGTTQSVPRKKTLPIVAFFKLRSALTVFSKSRSAYHSGLGTRVIGTLFGYRRGHVHFAFQEDAKQNPALLIELATPTSALVREMASGLVRIALECEKKAGKKAGKLLEEPLWRTYCNGKKCGYASRRECRPEDWKVLKAVEPVSMGAGVLPGNGAAGSEIGELMYMRARFERVVGSKDSEAFYMMNPDGSGGPELSIYLLRV; this is encoded by the coding sequence ATGAAGACAATAATGGCCAAGACTCCTCATgactcttctttctctttctccagGAGACACTTCAACTGGAGAAAGAAAGTTGTTgaggatgaagaagatgatgaggaAATCTTGACTTTCAACTCCTCCTCGCATTGTGAGGAGTTGGAAAATGACCAGGAGCTTAGAATCACAGTGCTGGCTGCAGGTACAACTCAATCAGTACCGAGGAAAAAAACACTTCCGATTGTGGCATTCTTTAAGCTCCGATCAGCTCTTACAGTTTTCAGCAAGAGCCGGTCAGCCTATCACTCGGGTTTAGGCACCAGAGTTATAGGTACCCTTTTCGGGTATCGTCGTGGACATGTTCATTTTGCTTTTCAAGAAGATGCAAAACAGAATCCAGCTCTCTTGATTGAGCTAGCAACACCAACAAGTGCACTGGTCCGAGAAATGGCTTCTGGGTTGGTTAGGATTGCATTAGAATGCGAAAAGAAGGCAGGGAAGAAAGCAGGAAAGTTGCTAGAGGAGCCTTTATGGAGGACTTACTGTAACGGTAAGAAATGTGGGTATGCATCGAGACGTGAATGTAGGCCTGAAGATTGGAAGGTTTTGAAGGCTGTGGAGCCAGTTTCAATGGGAGCTGGTGTTTTACCAGGGAATGGAGCAGCAGGGTCCGAAATAGGGGAGCTCATGTACATGAGAGCCAGGTTTGAGAGAGTTGTGGGGTCAAAAGACTCGGAGGCATTTTACATGATGAATCCTGATGGGTCTGGAGGTCCTGAACTTAGTATTTATTTGCTTAGAGTTTAA